The following are encoded in a window of Lactobacillus panisapium genomic DNA:
- a CDS encoding TrmH family RNA methyltransferase: MEQLSSVNNKLIKDLAKLKQKKYREDTGLYLIEGFHLIEEAFKANLNFVDLLGTEQALNQVAEDYQVDLDGKNIYLINSAIAHHLSSTKNSQNIFMVLKIAQPKQYPFNFGKWVLLDNVSDPGNAGTIIRTADAAGFDGVVLSPNSVDIYNPKTQRAMQGSQFHINIINADLVEVINALNDNAIPVYSSMLDKTAKQLQEFAKVAQLGLVIGNEAHGVSDEIAAICDEKLYIPIKGQAESLNAAVAAGIIIYHFA, encoded by the coding sequence ATGGAACAACTTAGTTCAGTTAATAATAAACTGATTAAAGATTTAGCTAAATTAAAACAAAAGAAATACCGTGAAGATACTGGCTTATATTTAATTGAGGGTTTTCACTTAATTGAAGAAGCGTTTAAAGCTAATTTAAATTTTGTCGATTTGCTGGGAACCGAGCAGGCGTTAAATCAAGTAGCAGAAGACTATCAGGTTGACCTAGATGGTAAAAATATTTATTTGATTAATTCAGCCATTGCTCATCATTTATCTAGTACCAAAAATTCACAAAACATCTTTATGGTCTTAAAGATAGCGCAACCCAAGCAATACCCTTTTAATTTTGGTAAATGGGTTTTGCTAGATAATGTATCAGATCCTGGCAACGCCGGTACAATAATTAGAACTGCGGATGCGGCTGGTTTTGACGGCGTAGTTTTATCGCCCAATAGTGTTGATATTTATAATCCCAAGACGCAGCGTGCAATGCAGGGAAGCCAGTTCCATATCAATATCATCAATGCTGACTTAGTTGAAGTAATCAATGCACTAAATGACAATGCCATACCGGTTTATAGCAGTATGCTAGATAAAACTGCCAAGCAGCTACAAGAGTTTGCCAAAGTAGCGCAGCTTGGTTTGGTTATTGGCAATGAGGCACATGGGGTTAGTGACGAGATTGCGGCAATTTGTGATGAAAAATTATATATCCCGATTAAAGGCCAAGCAGAATCCTTGAATGCCGCCGTAGCGGCTGGTATTATTATTTACCACTTTGCATAA
- a CDS encoding acylphosphatase, with protein sequence MAFFNNRHEKQSQSAQDSFETWKLTASGVVQGVGFRWSVLNLANKMGLTGNVCNNSDQTVTITLQTSLDHVNQFIKELPQNVSPYAQISTIKKEKLANVAKMHGFHVLY encoded by the coding sequence ATGGCATTTTTCAATAATCGACACGAAAAACAGTCACAATCAGCGCAAGATTCATTTGAAACATGGAAACTAACCGCTTCAGGTGTAGTTCAAGGCGTTGGTTTCAGGTGGAGTGTTCTAAATCTTGCCAACAAAATGGGGCTTACGGGTAATGTTTGCAATAATAGCGATCAAACCGTAACAATCACTTTACAGACAAGTCTTGACCACGTCAACCAATTTATTAAGGAGCTGCCCCAAAATGTATCTCCTTATGCCCAAATCTCAACGATTAAAAAAGAAAAGCTGGCAAATGTAGCCAAAATGCATGGTTTTCATGTATTATATTAA
- the yidC gene encoding membrane protein insertase YidC translates to MKKFRKYIGLAALCFAVMLIVTACAQNGKGVTKPPTDFFYGTIYNFIGKPLQNVMLYFSHVIGGANGAGWAIILMTFVVRMVLLPLMLNQQKKSTTQQEKMARVQPQMKLIQETMKRKDLTQDQQLTLGTWQRELYSQNNLSLTGGMGCLPLIIQFPIMIGIYQAVMYSKPLAHSFFFGISLSERSISVTIIATIFAFLQGYISLIGIPKEQKKQMQSMMLMNPLMTLFISLSVSGSVALYWAAGNIFSVIQQLIVTFIIMPKVKKEVDEELKHEPIKAVVTQEKIDELLNQSSAAPKVNKQTQELHQNLRNRNKGKQHHKH, encoded by the coding sequence ATGAAGAAATTTCGCAAATATATTGGATTGGCTGCACTTTGTTTTGCAGTCATGTTAATTGTTACCGCTTGTGCGCAAAATGGCAAAGGAGTTACTAAACCTCCTACAGACTTTTTCTATGGCACAATCTATAATTTTATTGGAAAACCATTACAAAATGTCATGCTCTATTTTTCCCACGTTATCGGTGGTGCTAACGGAGCTGGTTGGGCCATTATCTTAATGACCTTTGTTGTTAGAATGGTTCTTCTTCCTCTAATGCTTAACCAGCAGAAGAAGTCGACGACACAACAGGAAAAAATGGCTCGCGTTCAGCCGCAAATGAAGCTAATTCAGGAGACAATGAAGCGCAAGGACTTAACTCAAGACCAGCAATTGACTCTTGGCACTTGGCAACGCGAATTGTATTCGCAGAATAATCTTTCGTTAACAGGCGGAATGGGCTGTCTGCCACTGATTATTCAGTTTCCAATTATGATTGGGATTTACCAAGCTGTAATGTATTCCAAGCCACTTGCCCATTCATTTTTCTTTGGCATTTCACTTAGTGAAAGATCTATTTCGGTAACAATCATTGCAACAATTTTTGCCTTTTTACAAGGATATATTTCTTTAATTGGCATTCCGAAAGAACAGAAGAAACAAATGCAATCAATGATGCTGATGAATCCGCTCATGACACTATTTATTTCACTGTCTGTATCAGGTTCAGTTGCATTATATTGGGCAGCCGGTAATATCTTTTCAGTTATTCAACAATTAATTGTTACCTTTATCATTATGCCAAAAGTTAAAAAAGAAGTTGATGAAGAATTAAAGCACGAGCCAATTAAGGCCGTCGTTACTCAAGAAAAAATTGATGAGTTGCTCAATCAATCTTCTGCGGCACCTAAGGTTAATAAACAGACGCAAGAATTACATCAAAATCTGCGTAACCGGAATAAAGGAAAACAGCATCATAAACATTAA
- a CDS encoding HAMP domain-containing sensor histidine kinase, producing MKMMKRSKKQEKLGTKHSSIIVRWVSIVALTIMVSFIIFSVIIYSIVGQQSMVQQKETSREMVVKLNDSLNQIHGELQISNVVPALTPSARKILQGNPPINPDEHPNNAFNDDLLSSLTNKDLNVVVYNLEKEDVFDNGGVIPKFKQFKGNFHSETVYKGRRKELLTYQKVRDAHKGKVTGYIVVANKMSYYNGLMKDLLKWMIRISAVAIIFFTLIAFIIVRGIVKPIKEMSRVALEVNADPNSTARISDFHRHDELQELAVSLNQMLDRMQRYIDQQKEFVGDVSHELRTPVAVIEGHLNMLERWGKDDPEILEESIKASLQEAKRMQHLIQEMLDLTRAEQINVQYPNAVTNVADVLKRVAGDMSMVHKDFVIRLDMDDMPQDTQIQIYQGHLEQLLVILVDNGIKYSTDRKEINISAGLAQNEVHIIVQDFGEGISKEDQSKIFNRFYRVDKARTREKGGNGLGLSIAQKLVHSYHGKIGVDSVEGQGSQFIIAFPSLTKKQAQKLRERDQAEKAKKGK from the coding sequence ATGAAGATGATGAAAAGAAGTAAGAAACAGGAAAAATTAGGGACCAAGCACTCATCTATTATTGTACGTTGGGTCAGTATTGTCGCTTTGACAATTATGGTCTCTTTTATTATCTTTTCGGTCATTATTTATTCGATTGTTGGTCAGCAATCAATGGTGCAGCAAAAAGAAACTTCGCGTGAAATGGTGGTTAAGCTTAATGACAGTTTAAACCAAATTCATGGCGAATTGCAGATATCTAATGTTGTTCCTGCGCTTACACCATCGGCACGAAAAATTTTGCAAGGCAATCCGCCAATTAATCCTGATGAGCATCCCAATAACGCCTTCAATGATGACTTGTTATCTTCACTAACAAACAAAGATTTAAACGTGGTCGTTTATAACCTTGAAAAAGAAGATGTATTTGATAACGGCGGCGTAATTCCTAAATTTAAACAATTTAAGGGTAATTTTCATTCAGAAACCGTCTATAAGGGCCGGCGAAAAGAATTGCTAACTTACCAGAAGGTTCGTGATGCGCATAAGGGTAAGGTAACTGGTTACATTGTTGTTGCCAATAAAATGTCTTACTATAACGGCTTGATGAAGGACCTTCTCAAATGGATGATTCGCATATCTGCAGTTGCAATTATCTTTTTCACGTTAATTGCATTTATCATTGTACGTGGGATCGTGAAGCCAATTAAGGAAATGTCGCGAGTTGCTCTGGAAGTTAATGCGGATCCAAACAGTACTGCCCGAATCAGCGACTTTCACCGGCATGATGAACTGCAGGAATTAGCGGTTTCGCTTAATCAAATGCTTGATCGCATGCAGCGTTATATTGACCAGCAAAAAGAATTTGTTGGGGATGTTTCGCATGAGTTGCGAACTCCAGTGGCGGTAATTGAAGGGCACTTGAATATGCTTGAACGCTGGGGTAAAGATGATCCGGAAATTCTTGAGGAGTCAATTAAAGCTTCTCTTCAGGAAGCCAAGAGAATGCAGCATTTAATTCAGGAAATGCTAGATTTAACTAGAGCTGAACAGATTAATGTTCAATACCCGAATGCTGTTACCAATGTCGCTGATGTCTTGAAACGTGTTGCTGGCGACATGTCAATGGTTCATAAAGACTTTGTCATCAGACTTGATATGGATGATATGCCGCAAGATACGCAAATTCAAATTTATCAGGGACACTTAGAACAATTACTTGTTATCTTGGTTGATAATGGCATCAAGTATTCAACTGATCGCAAGGAAATCAACATTTCTGCTGGATTAGCGCAAAACGAGGTTCATATTATTGTTCAGGACTTTGGTGAAGGAATTTCTAAAGAAGATCAAAGCAAGATCTTTAACCGGTTCTACCGCGTTGACAAGGCACGGACGCGCGAAAAGGGCGGTAACGGTTTAGGCTTATCGATTGCTCAAAAATTAGTACATAGTTATCACGGCAAAATTGGCGTTGATTCAGTTGAAGGACAAGGAAGCCAATTTATAATTGCATTCCCATCTCTGACGAAGAAGCAAGCCCAAAAGTTGCGTGAACGTGATCAAGCTGAGAAAGCTAAAAAGGGTAAATAG